In the genome of Ignavibacteriales bacterium, one region contains:
- a CDS encoding PAS domain S-box protein, protein MKAYIKISIAYLLIAGIWIITSDSILSLFAQNQAELTNLQTYKGWFFVIVTSLLLFTMLRRWMNNLERAYLSEKQSRINLEAAELKLRKEDELNRVLIQQAADGIFVTDEKGMLTDVNTKACEILSVEKEKIIGRNLSEIFSTTSEDNKSATEHSQMSWKGERLIQGDGSSVKYIELNTAKLSDNRMMVIARDISVRRKTQQELKEMNDTLQGIVHASPAAIILLDRDGRVGQIWNKAAEEIFQWKREDVIGKFLPIVPQNKKEEFFTFFSKLVAGEALYGVEVVRQRKDGNPVHLNLSAAPLFNSSGNVHQIVAVVTDITDKVLAREEIQASEKKLRSLARYLQNVREQERAAIARELHDELGQILTSLKISLNFLSREIIQNKGKFDEENFKNEMNSMNEMINQSTMRLRKLISELRTDILDNLGLLSAIDYEVKQFSANSDIKCSFKSENFDDEVNKEKANTILRVMQESFTNIKKHSRAANVSASLIKNNGSILLTIKDDGEGFDTQILKSKETFGILGMKERAQSMDGKLTVESMPGNGTTVILELHGEA, encoded by the coding sequence GTGAAAGCATATATTAAAATATCCATAGCGTATCTTCTCATTGCAGGGATATGGATTATCACATCTGATTCAATTCTAAGTCTCTTCGCACAAAATCAGGCTGAACTAACAAATTTACAAACGTATAAAGGATGGTTCTTCGTCATTGTTACATCTTTGCTGCTGTTTACAATGCTGCGAAGATGGATGAATAATCTGGAACGTGCATATCTGAGTGAGAAGCAATCCAGGATAAATCTTGAAGCTGCAGAATTGAAACTCCGTAAAGAAGATGAACTGAACCGGGTATTGATTCAGCAGGCAGCCGATGGAATTTTTGTAACCGATGAAAAAGGAATGTTGACTGACGTAAACACTAAAGCGTGTGAGATACTGTCAGTTGAAAAGGAAAAAATAATCGGAAGGAATCTTTCAGAAATTTTCAGCACAACTTCGGAAGACAATAAATCTGCTACTGAACATTCCCAAATGTCCTGGAAGGGTGAAAGATTAATCCAGGGCGATGGCTCCTCAGTAAAATACATCGAGTTAAATACCGCTAAACTTTCAGACAACAGAATGATGGTGATTGCACGTGATATTTCTGTAAGAAGGAAAACTCAACAGGAGCTTAAAGAAATGAATGATACACTGCAGGGTATTGTTCATGCATCGCCGGCAGCTATAATTTTATTGGATAGAGATGGAAGAGTCGGACAGATTTGGAATAAAGCGGCTGAAGAGATCTTTCAATGGAAGAGGGAAGATGTTATCGGGAAATTCCTTCCAATAGTTCCACAGAATAAAAAGGAGGAGTTCTTTACTTTCTTTAGTAAGCTTGTTGCAGGTGAAGCACTCTATGGAGTGGAAGTTGTCCGACAGAGGAAGGACGGAAATCCGGTTCACTTGAATTTATCAGCAGCACCGCTATTTAACTCTTCCGGAAATGTGCATCAGATAGTGGCTGTGGTTACAGACATTACTGATAAAGTTTTGGCGAGGGAAGAAATTCAGGCATCAGAAAAAAAATTAAGATCACTTGCAAGGTACCTGCAGAATGTTCGTGAACAGGAACGTGCCGCTATTGCACGTGAGCTGCACGATGAATTGGGTCAGATACTTACTTCACTCAAAATTTCATTGAACTTTCTCAGCAGGGAAATCATTCAGAATAAGGGTAAGTTCGATGAGGAAAATTTTAAGAATGAAATGAACTCAATGAATGAGATGATTAATCAATCCACGATGCGGTTAAGAAAACTTATTTCAGAACTAAGAACCGATATACTGGATAACCTTGGATTGTTAAGCGCCATTGATTATGAGGTAAAACAATTCTCAGCTAACAGCGATATAAAATGTTCATTCAAATCAGAAAATTTTGATGATGAGGTCAATAAAGAAAAAGCAAATACGATACTCAGGGTAATGCAGGAATCATTTACTAACATTAAGAAACATTCCAGAGCAGCAAACGTTTCTGCAAGTCTGATAAAAAACAACGGAAGTATTTTATTGACTATCAAAGACGACGGCGAAGGTTTTGACACACAAATTTTAAAAAGTAAAGAAACATTCGGGATACTTGGTATGAAAGAAAGAGCGCAATCGATGGATGGTAAACTGACAGTTGAGAGTATGCCCGGAAATGGAACCACAGTAATTTTAGAATTGCATGGTGAAGCTTAA
- a CDS encoding response regulator transcription factor, with product MQKVKTVIVDDHILIREGLKKLLGSQQEFEIVGEYNLAASAIDYIQDNEVDLLILDINLPDKSGIDVLNHLKEIKSGLKILVLSAYP from the coding sequence ATGCAAAAAGTTAAAACCGTAATTGTAGATGATCATATTCTTATCCGTGAAGGATTAAAAAAACTATTAGGCAGTCAGCAGGAATTTGAGATTGTTGGAGAATATAACCTCGCCGCATCTGCAATTGACTATATTCAGGATAATGAAGTTGATCTTTTGATACTGGATATTAATCTGCCTGACAAATCAGGGATTGATGTACTTAATCACTTGAAGGAAATAAAATCCGGGCTGAAGATTCTTGTCTTGAGTGCATACCCTTAG
- a CDS encoding TonB-dependent receptor, producing the protein MIRSKLIIIFFFLTITSFSQPTGNLSTGTVSGFVFDALSGEPIEYANIVLFSTNDSLMRGGTITDKTGRFSLTGIRTGSYYLDVRFIGYEDERFEFEITSSANEVNLNNIKISPTAINLENVVVEGDRSPVTYHIDKKVVDVSKMQTVISGNAADVLENVPSVTVDIEGNVSLRGSSNFTVLIDGRPSVMNGQDVLQQIPASSIEKIEIITNPSAKYDPDGTAGIINILLKKNQNVGMSGILNTNVGLNDKYGGDFLFENRSETITTTFGVDFNKRIFPGSSREENRFITSSSTSFLNSSGSAEWGRIAYGLRGGLELKFSENDFVGLGIRYGSRDGKRNSNLNFQEWSLANPQHSYFTSNSERERNGDFYSANFSYIKNLGVKGHELKTEFNFGYDESDEFTLTREIENNIQTGGRRTREFGPSKEFEGKIDYTLPFSEKNKFEAGYDGEIEISDEGNDLSEFNPQTGIFELLDQFSNRTRYNESGHSIYSIYSDEFSPLGIQAGVRGEYTYRTIELLKQSQEFKIDRWDFFPTLHASYKFSEGTQLMASYTRRIERARGWQLEPFLTWMDANNVRIGNPALQPEFIDSYETGIQSFIGKVSVSAEVYYRKTNNKVENVRSVYQQNVTLNSVQNIGSDYAIGSEFMIIADPFDFWNLNIMANVYNYKVEGVLNSQAFSRNSNNWNGRINNVFRLGTATSMQFNVNYNSPTVSSQGRSEGFFSSDAAVKHDLFNRKLSLTLQVRDIFGTAKHEFTSQGPDFYNYNYFERESPFVMLSIRWNFNNYKPKRDQIEQEGFSPGEEF; encoded by the coding sequence ATGATTAGATCTAAATTGATAATAATATTTTTCTTTCTCACAATTACTTCTTTTTCCCAACCAACAGGCAATCTTTCAACCGGAACTGTTTCCGGATTTGTATTTGATGCGCTTTCCGGGGAGCCGATAGAATATGCCAACATCGTTTTGTTTTCAACTAACGACTCCCTGATGAGAGGCGGAACCATTACGGATAAAACCGGTAGGTTTTCATTGACTGGAATTAGAACGGGTTCGTATTACCTTGATGTAAGGTTTATTGGTTATGAAGATGAAAGATTCGAATTTGAAATAACATCATCAGCAAACGAAGTTAATCTTAATAACATTAAAATTTCGCCCACAGCAATTAATCTTGAAAATGTAGTTGTTGAGGGTGACCGTTCTCCCGTAACATATCACATCGATAAAAAAGTTGTTGATGTTTCTAAAATGCAAACGGTTATTTCTGGCAATGCTGCGGATGTGCTTGAGAATGTTCCATCAGTTACAGTTGATATTGAAGGCAACGTAAGTCTTAGGGGCAGTTCAAACTTTACTGTCCTTATCGATGGAAGACCTTCAGTAATGAATGGACAGGATGTACTTCAGCAAATACCTGCAAGTTCAATTGAAAAAATTGAGATCATTACCAATCCTTCAGCTAAATATGATCCTGACGGCACAGCGGGAATAATTAATATTCTGTTAAAGAAAAATCAAAATGTTGGAATGAGCGGAATATTAAATACCAATGTCGGGTTAAACGATAAGTATGGCGGTGATTTCCTATTTGAAAACCGCTCCGAAACAATTACAACAACTTTCGGCGTGGACTTTAACAAGAGGATTTTTCCCGGAAGCAGCCGTGAAGAAAACCGCTTTATAACAAGTAGTTCAACATCATTCCTTAACTCCAGCGGTTCAGCTGAATGGGGAAGAATAGCTTATGGACTGCGCGGAGGTCTTGAATTAAAATTCAGTGAAAATGATTTTGTCGGATTGGGAATAAGATATGGTTCTAGGGATGGTAAGAGAAATTCAAACCTTAACTTCCAGGAGTGGTCGCTGGCTAACCCGCAGCATTCATACTTTACCAGTAACAGTGAGAGGGAAAGAAACGGAGATTTTTATTCAGCGAACTTCAGTTATATAAAAAACCTCGGTGTAAAAGGACATGAATTGAAAACTGAATTTAATTTTGGTTACGATGAATCAGATGAATTTACTTTGACCCGTGAGATTGAAAATAATATTCAAACTGGGGGAAGGAGAACAAGGGAGTTTGGTCCTTCAAAAGAATTCGAAGGCAAGATTGATTACACACTTCCCTTTTCAGAAAAAAATAAATTTGAAGCAGGCTACGACGGTGAAATTGAAATCTCTGATGAAGGAAATGATCTTTCCGAGTTTAATCCTCAGACTGGTATTTTTGAATTGTTAGATCAGTTCTCAAACAGGACACGCTACAATGAAAGCGGACATTCTATTTATTCAATTTACTCAGATGAATTTTCCCCGTTAGGCATTCAGGCAGGAGTCAGAGGAGAATATACATACCGGACTATAGAACTGTTAAAACAGAGTCAGGAATTTAAAATCGACAGGTGGGATTTTTTCCCGACTTTACATGCCTCATATAAGTTCAGTGAAGGAACACAATTGATGGCAAGCTATACACGACGGATTGAAAGAGCAAGAGGTTGGCAGCTTGAACCGTTTCTTACTTGGATGGATGCAAATAACGTAAGGATTGGTAATCCGGCACTTCAACCGGAATTCATCGATTCGTATGAAACAGGAATACAATCCTTTATTGGTAAGGTTTCTGTTTCAGCGGAAGTTTATTACAGAAAGACTAATAATAAAGTAGAGAACGTAAGATCTGTCTATCAGCAGAATGTAACATTAAACTCAGTACAGAACATTGGATCAGATTATGCAATAGGCAGCGAATTCATGATCATTGCCGATCCCTTCGACTTCTGGAATCTGAATATAATGGCGAATGTTTATAACTATAAAGTAGAGGGTGTCCTTAACTCACAAGCATTTTCAAGAAACAGCAACAACTGGAACGGACGAATCAATAATGTTTTCAGGTTAGGTACGGCGACAAGTATGCAGTTTAATGTAAACTACAACAGCCCCACTGTTTCATCTCAGGGTAGAAGTGAAGGATTTTTCTCTTCCGATGCAGCTGTCAAGCACGATCTTTTTAACCGGAAATTGTCACTAACTCTTCAGGTCAGGGACATATTTGGTACTGCAAAACACGAATTCACTTCCCAGGGTCCGGACTTTTATAACTACAACTATTTTGAAAGAGAATCGCCATTTGTCATGCTAAGTATAAGATGGAATTTTAATAATTATAAACCAAAACGTGACCAGATTGAGCAGGAAGGTTTCTCTCCGGGTGAAGAGTTCTAA
- a CDS encoding DEAD/DEAH box helicase, producing the protein MLNVDRLVESLSKNATYKKIVSVPFDMIKELPKISKIKLTGIDKIKISMFVAKNIQPITAKVKKNSFIQFNKSVISDNKFKVPHAVRSKSWKNLIVDPEKAKEKKSDKKSLEHILQSVLNPSMMADMHSADDMLIRLYNYQRDDVQTLIENNYVLFADEYGTGKTVSTIAAIKLLLKKGRIKNVLIVSPSYFAGDNDLTERTGMPIGWSGHLNMWAPELSISDLSGTEDEILKGLKKSSQVYFTTYETFYGGLDAKILDSEKFKKIDCLIFDDVQNLAQAKHKLGKLFGSIKTKYIWCLSNMPLDKIQDEIEGILKPVISAAKSYLVASRKIKTDLAQYTPPVMRQDYWVPLDDVQKIEYDNTLELGRERIIKLVDAGNPFLIQSNVFTLLHQLKQVCNFGANAESSGKSELLQKHMDIIVKNNKKVVIFSQYDKLGVKRIESLFKKLGINFVSYQSGMSMKEMESAIKSFSTDKSVTAFIAGVKTDRVKVNLGQASYLINFDQWWNPVSTIKTEENVNNPDKNNPAQFEMLNSINYFVKGTIEEKIKEMLFDKGLGEENIIEFLTPEMINDLITNDEWLKILDVASDYDKSREEAKIISTLTKIQKFSNAEFIEKSIQFFTKLGYKNLKSEPTPIPNDINISGSAVKFGQEVKLSAKCLTTENADAASINSYLRDEEEKNPKGKIFILTPALFEEDSLIYHRKNVTVLPGNLLSKYYSLFKVI; encoded by the coding sequence GTGTTGAATGTTGACAGGCTTGTGGAATCATTAAGTAAAAATGCCACTTACAAAAAGATTGTATCGGTTCCATTTGATATGATTAAAGAGCTGCCTAAGATCAGCAAAATTAAGCTGACCGGAATTGACAAGATAAAAATCTCAATGTTCGTCGCTAAAAATATTCAGCCAATTACAGCCAAGGTAAAAAAGAATTCTTTCATACAGTTTAATAAATCAGTCATCTCGGACAATAAATTTAAAGTTCCGCATGCTGTTCGCAGCAAATCCTGGAAAAATTTAATTGTAGATCCTGAAAAAGCAAAAGAAAAAAAGTCAGATAAAAAATCTCTTGAGCATATACTGCAGTCAGTATTAAATCCAAGTATGATGGCGGACATGCATTCTGCGGATGATATGCTTATCAGGCTTTATAATTACCAGAGAGATGATGTTCAGACTTTAATAGAAAATAATTATGTGCTCTTTGCAGATGAATACGGAACAGGAAAAACGGTTTCGACAATTGCTGCAATTAAACTCCTGCTAAAAAAAGGAAGAATAAAAAATGTTCTCATAGTTTCTCCGTCATATTTTGCCGGTGATAATGACCTGACCGAACGTACCGGAATGCCGATTGGCTGGAGCGGGCATTTAAATATGTGGGCACCCGAGCTTTCTATCTCCGATTTAAGCGGAACTGAGGACGAAATACTCAAAGGATTAAAAAAATCATCGCAGGTTTACTTCACAACGTACGAAACATTTTATGGCGGACTTGACGCAAAAATTCTTGATTCAGAAAAGTTCAAGAAGATTGACTGCCTGATATTTGATGACGTTCAAAATCTTGCGCAGGCAAAACACAAACTGGGCAAACTGTTCGGAAGTATAAAAACAAAATATATCTGGTGTTTATCCAACATGCCTCTTGATAAAATTCAGGATGAAATTGAAGGAATACTTAAACCGGTGATCAGCGCTGCAAAATCTTACCTGGTTGCTTCAAGAAAAATAAAAACGGATCTGGCTCAGTATACACCTCCTGTTATGCGGCAGGACTATTGGGTTCCGTTAGATGATGTTCAGAAAATTGAATACGATAATACACTTGAACTCGGAAGAGAAAGAATAATAAAATTAGTTGATGCCGGAAACCCATTCCTGATTCAGTCGAATGTATTTACACTTCTGCACCAGTTAAAGCAAGTCTGCAATTTTGGCGCTAACGCTGAATCGAGCGGCAAATCAGAGTTGCTCCAAAAACACATGGATATCATTGTAAAGAATAATAAAAAGGTCGTTATCTTTTCACAGTATGATAAGCTTGGAGTAAAAAGGATAGAAAGTCTATTTAAAAAATTAGGAATCAACTTTGTAAGTTATCAATCGGGTATGTCGATGAAAGAAATGGAATCGGCAATAAAATCATTCTCAACAGATAAAAGTGTTACAGCATTTATTGCCGGAGTAAAAACCGACAGAGTGAAAGTAAATCTTGGTCAGGCATCTTATCTAATAAATTTTGATCAATGGTGGAACCCCGTATCTACAATAAAGACGGAAGAAAACGTAAACAACCCGGACAAAAATAATCCGGCACAATTCGAGATGTTGAACTCGATTAATTATTTTGTTAAGGGAACTATTGAAGAAAAAATAAAAGAGATGTTGTTTGACAAGGGACTCGGCGAGGAAAACATTATAGAGTTCCTTACCCCGGAAATGATAAATGATCTGATAACGAATGATGAATGGTTAAAGATACTTGATGTAGCAAGTGATTATGATAAGAGCCGCGAAGAAGCAAAAATTATCAGTACATTAACGAAGATTCAAAAATTTTCAAACGCTGAGTTCATTGAAAAATCAATTCAGTTCTTTACTAAACTTGGATATAAAAATCTGAAATCAGAACCCACTCCTATTCCAAATGATATAAATATATCGGGCAGTGCCGTAAAATTCGGTCAGGAAGTTAAACTGTCAGCTAAATGTCTTACAACAGAAAATGCAGATGCTGCATCAATAAACAGTTATTTAAGGGATGAAGAGGAAAAAAATCCTAAAGGAAAAATTTTCATTCTCACACCTGCATTATTCGAAGAGGATAGTCTGATTTATCACAGAAAGAATGTAACAGTGCTTCCGGGCAATTTACTTTCCAAATACTATTCGCTTTTCAAAGTAATATAA
- a CDS encoding zf-TFIIB domain-containing protein, with protein sequence MQCPACKDELIILELNKVEIDYCTNCSGIWLDAGELELLSGNQINDELEQHFRAAGGLKESARHCPICNKHMKKYFFGKSDDLVLDVCEYKHGIWFDNDELKRAVNLINSDSGNEISEFLNEIFNYSKK encoded by the coding sequence ATGCAATGTCCGGCTTGTAAAGATGAACTAATTATTCTCGAACTTAATAAAGTCGAGATAGATTATTGTACTAATTGTTCAGGAATCTGGCTTGATGCCGGTGAACTTGAATTACTATCCGGAAATCAAATAAACGATGAACTTGAGCAGCATTTCAGGGCTGCCGGCGGACTTAAAGAATCAGCCCGGCACTGTCCGATCTGTAATAAACATATGAAAAAATATTTTTTCGGTAAATCAGATGATCTTGTACTTGATGTTTGTGAATACAAACATGGTATCTGGTTTGACAATGACGAACTGAAGCGCGCAGTAAATCTGATTAACTCGGATTCGGGAAACGAGATCTCTGAATTTTTAAACGAAATTTTTAATTATTCAAAAAAATAG
- a CDS encoding LemA family protein encodes MIFAIVLIVLIVIVIFYLISIYNSLVALRNQVKNAWSQIDVQLKRRHDLIPNLIETVKGYVKHEKETLENITRYRSQAMGAGTISEKSKAEGLLSGALGQLNVVVENYPDLKANQNFLALQEELTSTENKISFSRQSYNDQVLFYNNKIEMFPSNIIAGMFKFVKEVFFELEDQKEKEVPKVSF; translated from the coding sequence ATGATATTTGCTATTGTTCTTATCGTACTTATTGTGATAGTGATATTCTATCTCATTTCTATTTACAATTCACTTGTTGCATTAAGGAACCAGGTGAAAAATGCTTGGTCACAAATTGATGTTCAATTGAAAAGACGTCACGACCTTATACCAAATCTCATTGAGACGGTTAAAGGTTATGTAAAACACGAGAAAGAAACATTAGAGAACATCACACGTTACCGCAGTCAGGCAATGGGTGCAGGAACAATTAGTGAAAAATCAAAAGCCGAAGGATTGCTCAGCGGGGCATTGGGTCAACTGAATGTTGTAGTTGAAAATTATCCTGATCTTAAGGCAAACCAGAACTTTTTAGCATTGCAGGAAGAGTTAACATCAACAGAAAATAAGATTTCATTTTCGCGGCAGAGTTATAATGACCAGGTACTTTTTTATAACAATAAAATTGAAATGTTCCCATCGAACATAATCGCGGGAATGTTCAAGTTTGTTAAAGAAGTATTCTTTGAACTGGAAGACCAAAAAGAAAAAGAAGTTCCGAAAGTGAGTTTCTGA
- a CDS encoding M48 family metallopeptidase gives MWELIKSNRRKSIIIFIGMGLLLILLGFLIGTAYIGDEGGFVGIFFAIILWTILSSISYFAGSSILLSVSKAKEVTQSVHPQLFNVVEEMKIASALPYMPKIYIINEEAPNAFATGIKPEKSAIAVTSGLLSRLNRDELQGVIAHEMAHIVNRDVLLMTFAGVMLGSIVIISEVFLRSLWLGGGKRYSSKSKSSGQAQLIIMIVALVFAILAPIIARLLYFAISRKREYLADASAVRFTRYPEGLASALEKISSSNIELPSANKVTAPMYIINPLKKKGMKLSDLTSTHPPISERIRILRNLGGNIDYRSYQNAFNKVHGGTSKIIPDSAITGDTMPLMAIAPVASEQKFDYKENKRTVGDAVMKLNGYSIINCSCGMKLKLPPGFGSNKPQIICPRCKTVHKISQAV, from the coding sequence ATGTGGGAACTGATAAAAAGTAACAGGCGTAAATCGATCATCATTTTTATCGGGATGGGTTTACTGCTTATCCTTTTAGGCTTTCTAATCGGGACTGCCTATATAGGAGATGAAGGTGGTTTTGTTGGAATATTCTTCGCTATAATTCTATGGACCATACTTTCTTCAATAAGTTATTTTGCGGGAAGTTCAATTCTTTTAAGTGTCAGCAAAGCAAAAGAAGTCACCCAATCTGTACATCCGCAATTATTTAACGTTGTTGAAGAAATGAAAATCGCCTCAGCGTTGCCTTACATGCCAAAGATCTACATCATAAATGAAGAAGCCCCAAACGCATTTGCCACAGGTATAAAACCAGAAAAGAGTGCAATCGCAGTAACATCCGGATTATTGTCAAGGTTAAACCGTGATGAACTGCAGGGTGTGATAGCCCATGAAATGGCGCATATCGTTAATCGGGATGTCTTGTTAATGACTTTTGCCGGAGTAATGCTCGGCAGTATTGTAATAATTTCAGAAGTGTTTTTAAGAAGTTTATGGTTAGGCGGAGGCAAACGTTACAGTTCTAAATCCAAAAGCAGTGGTCAGGCTCAGTTGATAATTATGATTGTCGCTTTGGTCTTTGCAATACTCGCACCTATTATAGCAAGGCTACTTTATTTTGCCATCAGCAGGAAGAGAGAATATCTTGCTGATGCCTCAGCCGTCAGGTTCACAAGGTATCCGGAAGGTCTAGCATCAGCTTTAGAAAAAATTTCATCAAGTAATATTGAACTTCCTTCTGCGAACAAAGTCACTGCCCCAATGTATATCATTAATCCTCTTAAGAAAAAGGGGATGAAACTTTCAGATCTTACCAGCACTCATCCTCCCATTTCTGAACGCATTAGAATTTTGAGAAACCTTGGCGGCAATATTGATTATAGATCTTATCAAAATGCTTTTAATAAAGTGCATGGTGGTACATCGAAGATTATTCCCGATTCAGCTATCACAGGTGATACGATGCCATTGATGGCAATTGCACCTGTGGCTTCGGAACAGAAATTTGACTACAAAGAAAATAAGAGGACTGTTGGTGACGCTGTTATGAAGTTGAATGGCTATTCAATTATTAATTGTTCGTGCGGAATGAAATTAAAACTTCCACCAGGTTTTGGTAGTAACAAACCTCAGATAATTTGTCCAAGATGTAAAACTGTACATAAAATTTCTCAGGCAGTTTAA
- a CDS encoding DUF1800 domain-containing protein, which yields MTAWDETAARHILSRTLFGYNLQDIEFALSMTLDEFVDNHLLADKPEPASPGFWVNDTSSDNRTERTRELINWWYYVMMNQGYSLRERMVLFWHNHFVSDVTKVVLPQRMYWQNKLFRDHAMGNLIEFTKAVTLDAAMLIYLDGISNRKGAPNENYARELMELFTLGIGNYTETDIQEAARALTGWRVEGLTPYFTQSRFDDGDKTFMNQTGNFTHTEIVDIIFSQPAAAMYFCRELYSEFVHVVPDETNVEIMAEILRSNNYELKPVLSTLFKSVLFHSDEIRAAKIKNPVEFILATMKQFNISTPDYSYMRSVASQLRQELFSPPNVSGWDGDKTWINTTTLPARNIYTDAIVTGNKPGGGNFTFEIDLVEYARTFPEPENAVQLIDDIARIFIQFPLSENRKAYLLNTLLDGAEVYDWSTSDPKAEDRLKLFFKALMRLSEYQLT from the coding sequence ATAACCGCGTGGGATGAAACAGCGGCGCGGCACATATTATCAAGAACACTTTTTGGTTATAACCTGCAGGATATTGAGTTCGCCCTCTCAATGACACTTGATGAATTTGTTGATAACCACCTTCTTGCTGATAAGCCCGAACCCGCAAGCCCGGGATTTTGGGTTAATGATACTTCTTCGGATAACCGAACGGAAAGAACAAGAGAATTAATCAACTGGTGGTATTATGTAATGATGAACCAGGGATACTCCCTTCGTGAAAGAATGGTGTTGTTCTGGCATAATCATTTTGTCAGTGATGTTACAAAAGTTGTTCTGCCGCAGAGAATGTACTGGCAAAATAAACTGTTCCGTGATCATGCTATGGGAAATCTTATCGAGTTTACAAAAGCAGTAACATTAGATGCAGCAATGCTTATTTATCTTGATGGAATAAGCAACCGTAAAGGCGCACCCAATGAAAATTATGCACGTGAACTAATGGAACTATTCACGTTAGGAATAGGAAACTATACGGAGACTGATATTCAGGAAGCAGCAAGAGCATTAACAGGCTGGCGGGTTGAAGGATTAACACCTTACTTTACACAATCGCGATTTGATGACGGTGATAAAACTTTTATGAATCAAACCGGAAATTTTACTCATACTGAAATTGTCGATATTATTTTCTCTCAGCCGGCTGCAGCTATGTATTTCTGCAGGGAACTATATTCAGAATTTGTTCACGTTGTTCCCGATGAAACCAATGTTGAAATAATGGCGGAGATTCTCAGATCAAATAATTATGAACTGAAACCGGTTCTGTCAACACTCTTTAAGTCTGTTCTATTTCATTCCGATGAAATCCGGGCTGCAAAAATAAAAAACCCGGTTGAGTTTATACTTGCAACAATGAAACAGTTTAATATAAGCACACCGGACTACAGCTATATGCGTTCAGTTGCGAGCCAGTTAAGACAGGAATTATTCTCACCGCCGAACGTAAGCGGTTGGGATGGTGATAAGACATGGATAAATACAACAACACTTCCGGCAAGAAATATTTATACTGACGCGATAGTAACAGGAAACAAACCCGGCGGCGGTAATTTCACATTTGAAATTGATCTTGTTGAGTATGCAAGAACATTTCCTGAACCGGAAAATGCAGTTCAATTGATAGATGATATAGCAAGAATTTTTATTCAGTTCCCGTTAAGTGAAAACAGGAAAGCATACCTTTTAAATACTTTGCTTGATGGTGCTGAAGTATATGATTGGTCTACCAGCGATCCCAAAGCTGAAGACAGGCTTAAACTTTTCTTTAAAGCGTTAATGAGATTGTCAGAATATCAACTTACATAA